A stretch of DNA from Arachis hypogaea cultivar Tifrunner chromosome 19, arahy.Tifrunner.gnm2.J5K5, whole genome shotgun sequence:
AATAATGGCATTTTCACCTTTAGTTTTAACGTCCACCCTAGAGTGTTATATatagttggaaagctcttgatatCAGCTTTCCAACACCACCAAgatcacatcatttggacctttacaactcaagttatgttcctttgaagatgaagaggtcaggctggtaactcTGCAGTAACGTGTTTTGCTCCCTGTGCTTTCGGGGTCAATATCTTCCTCAATTCCAGTGTCCAtcataaagtattatatatggttgaaaaactctgtatgtctactttctaatggaaTGGGAATCATCTCATTTGAAATTGTGTATCTCAAGATATTTTCATTTGAAtgagaagaggtcaggctggcatatgccccggcgtgccacgcccactttttggcgtgccacgcccatagtggggCTCAAAATCACTCCTCTGAAACTTAAGCCTGGCATGCCTATGCCTATAGTGGGGCTCAAAATCACTCCTCTGGAACTTAAGCCTGGCGTGACACGCCcaaaacaccaagtggcacgccctctttgagatcttggcttcacaaacttggcgtgccacgcccatagcaccaagtggcacgcccatgttggtcttcattctttcaagcttggcgtgccacgcctagaacccaagtggcacgcccaagtcacaattaaggttggcgtgccacgccttcgacatcaagtggctCGCCCATGTGGATGGTTGGCTTTACaatcttggcgtgccacgcccatagcaccaagtggcacgcccattgttgAGAATTGGTTtcaaaagcttggcgtgccacgcccagagctccaagtggcacgcccaacttTATTTGCTtgttttgtgctctttttgcttctttttccacctGAAATTTAACGAAAACCATTTCAAAGCAAAGTACcacaatatatatcattttttccatgaaattgcattgattcaaTAGGATTGTgttctttttatggtccttttagatagGAAAAATGGTACATAATGCGTAGTCATCAAGCTCTGATAGGGGCAGCAGCTGTGGCGGTCGCACAGGCGGTTCATATTTTGGAGTAGATGCACTCGCAATGACCCTTGTAGAGAGCAGAAGGGGAACTTGTCGGCACTGTGGTTCCAAGACAGGCACACGAGTTCAGGTGACGCAATGACTATTGGGTTGGAGTCTACGATGACTCGACCAGAGGCACAACCAATGAGGTCAATTATTAATCTAAAAGCGGGAAGGCAAAGCAAATCTGGGTTGGACGTGGACTCAGTCAGACGGTTAACTAACAAATAGAGGATGCAAAAATTAGGAGAAGGGATGCCGTCGCCAGCACCATGAAGGCCAGGGAGGGGGAAGCCAGGAAAAAAAAACTAGGGTTTCACTCCACTCCAATAATAACAGGATTCGTAGTATGTCttttatttaattagatattaaatacATTTGTGTATATTTTCACATAGATATTTGATTGAAATTATACATTTAACTttcatttaaaatttattgttaaaaatagcaatataaaatattttagtaaattactAAACATCGCCTCAAAAAATTATTCTTATTTCGTCCCTCATTGTATGAGACATcgtattatattataattaataaaaatattatttatacattaaaatttatctatatatatatattaattaatttttaatgtatattttatattttactatatattttatattaataattaattttaatggttaattttaGAATATAACTAACatgattatataattaatttatactttAGCCATAGCTTCTCAAGTAGTAAAAGTGTAAAACTACTAATTCATAATAGAAGTAAACCAAATTCTACTAATTGGCGTTTTAGTATGTCCACACAAGTTACCCAATATGTCCCAATCTATTTCATAGAGGTTTGCCAATGACTTAAAAGGAAACCGAATTCATTATTTCAAGAAATACAATAAACTCAATCTTTTGTTATACCTTACAAGCACAATATAAGACAAACCCAACAGAAGGTTTGGTATATAAAGAAACAAGCACATAAATAGAGATGCTGACTTCTTAGGAAGATGCCAACCTCCTCTCCAAGATAGCCTTCATAGTAGCCAACATTTTCTCCCTATCTGGGAAATTTTCTTTGATAACTGGGGCATTCTTGAAATTATCAAACCATAAATGTAAGAGAGGGAACTTTTCAGCTACCAGGATCTTTACTTGTTTAAGATCTTCTATAGTGACAAAAAATACGAAAAATGATCCAATAGCTATGTCCACAATGTTAATTTTGTCACCACCGAAGAATTTTCTCTTATCAGCTAAGCAATGATCTTCAAGGACTTTGAAGTTTTCCCAGGCCTTCTGTACggccttttctttctcttccgcaCTAGTGCTTTGAATGAGTGCTGGCAGTGCAGGAACCTAGTATAAACGTTAATCCATTAATTATTGACAACATTGAatcgatattattattattattcataaaaaaCTTTGATACGGTACAAAGTTAATTAGCATAAAAATGACTAGAAAGCGAGAATCTTGTTAAgctacaaattttattattattattattggattttaTCTCCGATATAAAAATAATGAGACAGAGTAATAAAAAATCAGAGATGTATTTTGTCCTTGGTTTTGAAAAcgatgaaaaatataaaaatttgaattgatttgtTCAGCTTGCACATATGGACACTTAGCAATTATCGTGTGTGCGAAATAATATTTTACGTCACCATCAGTCATTGTTAGTGATTAatggaaaaaaattatattgtctAATAgaaataaacattaaaaattgttttatccaattttaaaattttaaaaattaatttttttttttgtgactaaaattttaaaaattaatttagataattattcttatctttatttttacaacaaaaataaaattttatttctaagTTTGCAAAGTCTAATATGGTATGCAAAGAGTTGAAAACACTaataacaaaacacaaaaatattaatttctaaaaatcttacCATTTGTTCAGAATATGCAACCCAGAACCTTGCTTGAGCTCTGTCATAGGAATCATGAGGGACCAATGGATTCTGTGGCCATAACTCATCAATGTATTGAACAATGATCATGGACTCACAAATGGGTTTTCCACCATGAACAAGCACTGGGGTCTTCTTATGCACAGGGTTGTATTCAAGAAGTTGAGGGCTCTTATTGAAGCGATCTTCCTCAATGTTCTCATATGATAGACCCTTCAATTTCAAGGTCCATACCACCCTCATTGTAAAGGGACTATACCAAAATCCATGTAACTTCAAATCTTCCATTTTTGTGTTTAGTGTCACCTCCTCACTCTACCTCTCTTTATATTGAGTTTAGTCATCTGGATTCTGGCGTGTTCATCAAGTTTAAACCTaagaaatttaatataatatctcAAGTAGTTTTAGACTTTTAGTTGATTGTAATGGTCAACTTGAATTTCACATTTATGATTGTAAACTCTCGGAAAAAATGCTCCAATTTTTTTATCAGTTTagtatattataaatttatatattaaaattattattagaaaaattttaaagtttttgttttaataaatatataataaatggaaaagtatagggtaccaacatattatctgccaatttttgccaactcttatttataattgtgttttatagaagtgtgttcgtggatgtgtctactaatcaatatattttaaatacatatataaagagacacatccagaaaatatatctataaaaacacttctattaaacatagctataaaaaagacatttttattagacacatctacgaacacacttccataaaacacaattataaataagagttggtagaagttggcagatatgctgttggtaacgtagcggaaccgataataaatatattaaaaatttaaactttgagtTTTTGATAAAACAAATGAAAATGGAAGTAAGCTTCCTAATACTGGATCCCTCGTCTTAGTAGTGAAGATATACTGAAGAAGAGTTCgcagttttttaatattttaaattagtatttagtcaataataatttatatctatatttataaatatttatagattaaaaatataaaatttatttttatatttattaaaatttatatataaattaatatatgtatttttaaaatttatttttataaattaataaaatttatttattaaaaataatttaatatttatgctaattaaaattattaaaaactacTGTCCTAGAGTTTCTGTTTCGCAAATACGGTTCCGCTACattaccaacagcatatctgtTAATTTCTgctaactcttatttataattgtgttttatggaagtgtcttcgtggatgtgtctaataaaaatatcttttttataattatgtttaatagaagtgtttttataaatatattttttagatgtatctttttatatatgtatttaaaatatattaattaattattgttggtaaTAAGTTAACAGATAATATATTGGTGACGTATACTTTTCTTTCGCAAATAATAATGTTTAAACAAACAAACTTTCGTATGTAGTTTCGTGTGTCGTATTAGCTCCTAtttcattattttataatttaatataactttTACTTCAATAGTCGAATTTCCACTTTtggatatatattaatatatataaaaaattgatttttcgaTGTTGAAATGTCAAtgttcaaaatataataaaacattgTAGAAAAATAGATCGGGATCTGTGATTATTGATAAAATTCTTTTAATGATGCATTATTTTGTTTTCCTGCCGTAAGCGCTTCCATCAGCAATTTTACAAACCCAGATTCAAGAAGGAAACGTTTTGGTGGATGATAGTATTGATGAATTCA
This window harbors:
- the LOC112779318 gene encoding probable glutathione S-transferase; protein product: MEDLKLHGFWYSPFTMRVVWTLKLKGLSYENIEEDRFNKSPQLLEYNPVHKKTPVLVHGGKPICESMIIVQYIDELWPQNPLVPHDSYDRAQARFWVAYSEQMVPALPALIQSTSAEEKEKAVQKAWENFKVLEDHCLADKRKFFGGDKINIVDIAIGSFFVFFVTIEDLKQVKILVAEKFPLLHLWFDNFKNAPVIKENFPDREKMLATMKAILERRLASS